Proteins from one Xenorhabdus griffiniae genomic window:
- a CDS encoding phage terminase small subunit P27 family, which yields MPGPPKTPTHLTLVKGNPSKRAINKNEPKPPSGVPLTPKHFDKQGKYWFKRIGEELDAIGVMTTLDAKALELLIEAYVEYRHHCDTLDREGYTYVVYSEDEPDEGKEREIRMIKPHPAAMMKADVWKRIRAMLSEFGMTPASRSKVGAKGPAEVDPLEEFLKKRK from the coding sequence ATGCCAGGACCGCCGAAAACCCCGACACACCTGACTTTAGTGAAAGGAAACCCATCAAAACGGGCGATCAACAAAAACGAGCCAAAACCGCCGTCTGGGGTTCCCCTAACGCCAAAGCATTTTGATAAGCAGGGCAAGTATTGGTTTAAGCGGATCGGTGAGGAACTTGATGCCATCGGCGTGATGACCACGCTGGATGCGAAGGCGCTCGAGTTGCTGATCGAGGCGTATGTCGAGTACCGGCATCACTGCGATACGCTCGATCGAGAGGGATACACTTACGTGGTGTATAGCGAGGACGAGCCAGACGAGGGGAAAGAGCGAGAGATCAGAATGATTAAGCCGCACCCGGCCGCAATGATGAAGGCCGATGTATGGAAAAGAATTCGCGCCATGCTGTCAGAGTTTGGTATGACACCCGCAAGCCGCTCCAAGGTCGGTGCCAAGGGTCCGGCTGAGGTTGACCCACTGGAAGAATTCCTTAAAAAGCGCAAATGA
- a CDS encoding helix-turn-helix domain-containing protein — translation MTLADRLKEAMADKGLTQSALAKKAGMAQSMIWKLLSGNAVKTGRLVDLAKALDVRPEWLSDGSGPKSQSGDTDFAVRHDNRYVPVKIYEAEQEIPESFMVPAFSEQQLPIESCRAYRIPQNTGCAEAPEGTVIVVDTQEDIANDDLVYARIGEHYSVYRYKQGGAVSFLSVDDSRIPLITLSPDMEIVGVIVYLFRNMKRKR, via the coding sequence ATGACGCTTGCTGATAGATTAAAAGAAGCCATGGCAGATAAGGGGCTGACCCAATCTGCTCTGGCAAAAAAAGCCGGCATGGCACAATCCATGATATGGAAATTACTTTCCGGGAACGCCGTCAAAACAGGCAGACTCGTTGATTTGGCCAAGGCGCTTGACGTACGTCCGGAATGGCTCAGTGATGGCAGTGGTCCTAAATCGCAGTCTGGTGATACTGATTTTGCTGTCAGGCATGACAACCGTTATGTACCGGTAAAAATTTATGAAGCAGAACAAGAAATCCCGGAATCCTTCATGGTACCGGCCTTTTCTGAACAGCAGCTCCCTATTGAATCCTGCCGGGCTTATCGTATCCCTCAAAATACCGGCTGCGCTGAAGCGCCGGAAGGGACTGTGATCGTGGTGGATACACAGGAAGATATCGCCAATGATGATTTAGTCTATGCTCGCATCGGAGAACATTATTCGGTTTATCGTTATAAACAAGGGGGTGCTGTCAGCTTTTTATCTGTTGATGACTCGCGTATCCCCTTGATAACCCTCTCTCCTGACATGGAAATCGTCGGTGTGATTGTTTATTTATTTCGTAACATGAAGCGAAAACGATAA
- a CDS encoding antiterminator Q family protein: MRDMRMILNQWGEWVYEGKSPVDWSSVAAGFKGLLPSNRRTRSPCCDDDGMALDAAVLRLKQHDPYLFQLLVLHYIKGVALRPMSDHLGISHNEVTKRVQVAEGFIEGVLAVSRVTLEMN; this comes from the coding sequence ATGCGTGATATGCGAATGATCCTCAACCAATGGGGGGAATGGGTTTATGAGGGCAAAAGCCCTGTGGACTGGTCCTCTGTAGCCGCCGGATTTAAGGGGCTGTTGCCCAGTAACCGGAGAACGCGTTCCCCGTGTTGTGATGATGACGGCATGGCGCTGGATGCCGCTGTGCTGCGGTTGAAGCAACATGATCCTTATTTATTCCAACTCCTTGTGTTGCACTATATTAAGGGGGTTGCATTGAGGCCAATGAGTGACCACTTAGGGATTTCCCATAACGAAGTGACCAAACGGGTGCAAGTGGCGGAAGGGTTTATCGAAGGCGTTCTGGCGGTCTCCAGGGTAACGTTGGAAATGAATTAA
- a CDS encoding phage holin, lambda family codes for MKLTEKNTEFWTQLWNWILSNSPFLSGVFLAALTAFTREKRDGSGWRVSLAEAFICAAMSVGIINALEWANLPLSLAQFFGVLIGFLGTKKIGAVAETVFVFFKNKFGVNR; via the coding sequence ATGAAATTGACTGAAAAAAATACGGAATTCTGGACACAGCTATGGAACTGGATACTGAGCAATTCACCTTTTCTCAGTGGCGTTTTTCTGGCCGCATTAACCGCATTTACCCGGGAAAAACGGGACGGTTCCGGTTGGCGAGTTTCACTGGCCGAAGCCTTCATTTGCGCAGCGATGAGCGTCGGAATTATCAATGCGTTGGAATGGGCAAATTTGCCGCTGAGCCTGGCCCAGTTCTTCGGGGTACTGATAGGTTTTTTGGGTACGAAGAAGATCGGGGCTGTTGCGGAGACGGTTTTTGTCTTTTTCAAAAACAAATTCGGAGTAAACAGATGA
- the lysC gene encoding Rz1-like lysis system protein LysC, translating into MPIPAHLLADYVPPAIPDRMTWSDSLVMNEQLLTVIEQCNLDKRAIRVIEAESVKVIK; encoded by the coding sequence GTGCCGATCCCAGCGCACTTGCTCGCTGACTATGTACCGCCTGCTATACCTGACCGCATGACTTGGAGTGACAGCCTTGTTATGAATGAGCAGCTACTCACGGTCATTGAGCAGTGCAATTTGGATAAGCGGGCGATACGGGTCATTGAAGCGGAAAGCGTTAAAGTAATTAAGTAG
- a CDS encoding toprim domain-containing protein encodes MTPKELSEKLWGSVTRVTKYLLPNGRREGHEWVVGSVNGEEGKSLKVNLSGKKVWSDFAEGTGGDLLDLWVRVRDCGLHQAMTEAKQFLGIVDDDHHFAARQKKNFVRPDRKMLTKHVFKPNLCYAYLESRGITHQTAEAFEIGDASVWFHAENRALPAIAFPYKRNGDLLQVKRISTERPQGKKVIMVESRCEPCLFGWQAIPHHVRLLILCEGEIDCMSYHQYGLPALSVPFGGGKGAKQQWIEFEYHNLDRFEQIWISMDNDDVGREAAKEIANRLGEYRCRLVKLPYKDINACLQAGMTQDDVVRCLETAAFFDPEELCSAREFYQDTLDAFYGQEQYLFKTPWEMLNHNFSFRESELTVLNGVNGHGKSEILGHLLCEAMSQGIRACVASFELKPGQLLKRLTQQAACSERPPVIEIDSAFKFYDDRLWVFGLTGTAKAARVIEIFNYARRRYGIQLFVIDSLMKCGIGEDDYNGQKAFVEALCDFKNSTNSHVILVTHSRKGDSEERPTGKMDVKGSGAITDLTDNLMIIWRNKARERVLQKQETGAILMDKEREKLAGPAAMILIEKQRNGNGWEGGIGLYLDKNSHQFLHREQADPYHYIANMPASEYDEVWKMQNVTEN; translated from the coding sequence ATGACACCAAAAGAACTATCGGAAAAACTCTGGGGCAGTGTAACGCGTGTCACAAAATACCTGCTTCCTAACGGGCGCAGAGAGGGGCATGAGTGGGTAGTAGGATCGGTCAATGGCGAAGAGGGGAAAAGCCTTAAGGTTAACCTGTCAGGCAAGAAAGTCTGGTCCGACTTTGCAGAAGGAACCGGCGGTGATCTGCTGGATTTATGGGTGCGGGTGCGTGACTGTGGTCTGCACCAGGCCATGACTGAGGCAAAACAGTTCTTGGGGATTGTGGATGACGATCATCACTTTGCTGCCAGGCAGAAAAAAAACTTTGTCCGGCCAGATCGCAAAATGTTAACGAAACACGTCTTCAAACCCAACCTGTGTTATGCCTATCTGGAAAGCAGGGGGATCACCCATCAGACGGCGGAGGCTTTTGAGATCGGTGATGCCAGCGTCTGGTTTCATGCTGAAAACAGGGCATTGCCTGCCATTGCGTTTCCCTACAAACGAAACGGGGATTTGTTACAGGTAAAACGCATCAGTACTGAGCGTCCCCAGGGCAAGAAAGTGATTATGGTTGAATCCCGGTGCGAACCCTGTCTGTTTGGCTGGCAGGCCATACCTCATCACGTCCGGTTGTTAATTTTATGTGAAGGAGAGATCGACTGCATGAGTTATCACCAGTACGGTCTGCCTGCCCTTTCTGTGCCGTTCGGGGGTGGTAAGGGAGCCAAGCAGCAGTGGATTGAGTTTGAATACCATAACCTTGATCGCTTCGAGCAAATTTGGATCTCAATGGACAACGACGACGTGGGACGGGAAGCCGCAAAAGAAATTGCCAATCGGTTGGGGGAGTACCGCTGTCGGTTAGTCAAGTTGCCGTACAAGGATATCAATGCGTGCTTACAGGCGGGTATGACACAGGATGACGTGGTTCGTTGCCTTGAAACGGCGGCCTTTTTTGACCCGGAAGAGCTGTGCAGTGCCAGAGAGTTCTATCAGGACACCCTTGACGCTTTCTATGGTCAGGAACAATACCTGTTCAAAACGCCGTGGGAAATGTTGAATCATAATTTCAGTTTCCGCGAGTCAGAACTCACGGTGCTCAATGGTGTTAACGGGCATGGGAAAAGTGAGATTTTAGGGCATCTGTTGTGTGAAGCGATGAGTCAGGGAATACGGGCTTGTGTGGCCTCCTTCGAACTGAAACCGGGGCAGTTGCTTAAGCGCCTGACCCAGCAAGCTGCCTGCTCGGAAAGACCGCCCGTGATAGAAATCGACTCGGCATTCAAATTTTATGATGACCGGCTGTGGGTATTTGGCCTGACGGGGACAGCAAAGGCCGCGAGAGTGATTGAGATCTTTAACTATGCCCGGCGTCGTTATGGCATTCAGTTGTTTGTTATCGATAGCCTGATGAAATGTGGTATCGGGGAGGATGATTACAACGGGCAGAAAGCCTTTGTGGAGGCCTTGTGTGACTTCAAAAACAGCACCAATAGCCATGTTATTTTGGTGACACATAGCCGAAAAGGTGACAGTGAAGAGAGGCCGACGGGGAAGATGGATGTCAAAGGAAGCGGCGCTATTACCGACCTGACCGACAACCTGATGATTATCTGGCGTAATAAAGCCCGTGAGCGTGTACTGCAAAAGCAGGAAACCGGGGCGATATTAATGGATAAGGAACGGGAAAAGCTGGCAGGTCCGGCTGCTATGATACTGATTGAGAAACAACGGAACGGTAATGGCTGGGAGGGCGGTATTGGGCTTTATCTGGACAAAAATTCCCATCAGTTTTTGCACCGGGAACAGGCTGATCCTTATCATTATATCGCCAATATGCCGGCTTCTGAGTATGACGAGGTGTGGAAGATGCAGAATGTCACGGAAAATTAA
- a CDS encoding YdaS family helix-turn-helix protein codes for MKNSVIIKVIEIAGSQAKLAQVLGCAQSLISAWLYGKKRVSVSLVPDIVIFSNGAVQAHELRPDLPKVFPPPETKIHE; via the coding sequence ATGAAAAACAGTGTGATAATAAAAGTGATAGAGATCGCAGGCAGCCAAGCCAAGCTGGCTCAGGTTCTGGGGTGTGCGCAATCTCTCATCAGCGCATGGTTATATGGAAAAAAACGGGTTTCGGTGTCGTTGGTACCCGATATCGTGATTTTTTCAAACGGTGCAGTCCAGGCCCATGAACTGCGTCCTGACCTACCTAAAGTTTTCCCGCCGCCTGAAACTAAGATCCATGAGTAA
- a CDS encoding terminase large subunit, whose protein sequence is MATVTDGFLYAERVVSGEIVAGELVRLACRRFFHDIEHGSERGVYFDEGRAQHILDFYNFVPHVKGHLAGKPIELMDWHVFILINLFGFVIPLIDEMASEVVLDDDGEPVYVRRFRTAYNEVARKNAKSTLSSGIGLYMTGADGEGGAEVYSAATTRDQARIVFDDAKRMVKLAAKTLGRLFGSNKLNIHQERTGSKFEPVASDANNLDGLNIHCGIVDELHAHKNRDVWDVLETATGARLQSLIFAITTAGFNKEGICYEQRDYAIKVLQNFANPDPLSIKDDSYFALIYTLDPDDDPFDEANWPKANPGLGICKRWDDMRRLAKKAKEQVAARVNFFTKHLNVWVQGEQTWMDMARWEKCRDSWDSSESANWPMWLGVDLANKIDISAAVKVWLASNGDIYIKSRFWIPEGRLEACSRQQAELYKKWHEAGYLEFTDGDVVDHALIKEETLAWAGGDSMNELAYDPWSATQFGLAVAAEGAPVVEVAQTVKNLSEAMKEAEAKIYAGRLHHDGNPVMTWMMSNVTVKPDKNENIFPNKSTPENKIDGPVALFIAMSRLLVNGGEDPDFLSNLDPDELLML, encoded by the coding sequence ATGGCAACTGTTACAGATGGATTCCTCTACGCCGAGCGCGTGGTATCCGGCGAGATTGTTGCTGGCGAACTGGTGCGCCTGGCGTGCCGGCGGTTTTTTCATGATATAGAACACGGCTCCGAGCGCGGTGTTTATTTCGATGAAGGCCGAGCGCAGCACATTCTCGATTTCTATAATTTCGTCCCTCATGTGAAGGGGCATTTGGCAGGCAAGCCGATCGAGTTGATGGATTGGCATGTTTTTATTCTGATAAACCTGTTCGGGTTCGTTATTCCGCTGATTGACGAGATGGCTTCTGAGGTCGTTTTGGATGATGACGGTGAGCCGGTTTATGTTCGTCGCTTCCGCACCGCGTATAACGAAGTTGCGCGTAAGAACGCCAAGTCAACACTGTCCTCTGGCATCGGCCTCTATATGACCGGTGCTGACGGTGAAGGCGGTGCCGAGGTTTATTCGGCGGCGACAACCCGCGATCAGGCACGCATTGTATTTGATGACGCCAAGCGGATGGTCAAGCTGGCTGCTAAAACGCTGGGGCGGTTGTTCGGTAGCAACAAGCTGAACATTCACCAGGAACGGACCGGCTCTAAATTTGAACCGGTGGCCAGTGATGCTAACAACCTTGACGGCCTGAACATCCACTGTGGGATTGTTGATGAACTTCACGCGCATAAAAACCGCGACGTTTGGGATGTGTTGGAGACAGCGACGGGCGCTCGTCTGCAATCGTTGATCTTCGCCATCACTACCGCCGGCTTTAACAAGGAAGGCATCTGCTACGAGCAGCGGGATTACGCGATCAAGGTATTGCAGAATTTCGCCAACCCAGACCCGCTATCTATCAAGGATGACAGTTACTTTGCCCTAATTTACACGCTGGACCCGGATGACGATCCCTTTGATGAGGCCAACTGGCCAAAAGCAAACCCCGGCCTGGGGATTTGTAAACGCTGGGACGACATGCGCCGTTTGGCGAAAAAGGCGAAAGAACAGGTGGCCGCCCGCGTTAACTTTTTCACCAAGCACCTAAATGTCTGGGTGCAAGGCGAGCAGACGTGGATGGATATGGCGCGCTGGGAAAAATGCCGCGACTCTTGGGATAGCTCGGAGTCGGCGAACTGGCCGATGTGGCTTGGCGTTGACCTTGCCAACAAGATCGATATTTCAGCCGCGGTCAAAGTCTGGTTGGCGTCGAATGGCGATATTTACATCAAGTCACGCTTCTGGATACCGGAAGGCCGGTTGGAGGCCTGTTCCAGACAACAGGCTGAATTGTACAAAAAATGGCACGAGGCTGGTTATCTGGAGTTCACCGATGGTGATGTTGTCGATCATGCGTTAATCAAAGAGGAAACACTGGCCTGGGCTGGTGGCGATTCGATGAACGAGCTGGCGTATGATCCGTGGAGCGCAACGCAATTCGGTTTAGCTGTGGCGGCGGAAGGTGCCCCGGTTGTTGAGGTTGCTCAGACGGTGAAAAATTTGTCCGAAGCCATGAAAGAGGCCGAGGCGAAAATTTACGCCGGCCGCCTGCATCACGACGGTAACCCGGTGATGACGTGGATGATGTCCAACGTCACCGTCAAGCCGGATAAGAACGAGAACATTTTCCCCAATAAATCCACACCGGAAAACAAAATTGACGGACCTGTCGCCCTGTTTATTGCGATGAGCCGATTACTGGTGAACGGGGGTGAAGATCCCGATTTTCTTTCCAACCTCGATCCGGATGAGTTGTTAATGTTATGA
- a CDS encoding phage portal protein, translating to MLLDALFRSEPLENPAMPLTAEAAEYEGLFSTDVYVSPETSMKLAAVYACIYVLSSSVAQMPLHVMRKTGQSVEMARDHPVFYLVHDEPNNWQTSYKWRELKQRHILGWGNGYTWVKRNRKGEVTGIDACMPWETTLLNSGGRYTYGVYNSEGNFAVSPDDMIHIRALGNNQKIGLSPILQHAETIGIGMSGQKYTSAFFGGNARPAGIVSVKGEMNDKGWERLKAMWRKASAALRSEENKTLLLPAELDYKALTVSPVDAQLIDMLKLNRSMIAGIFNVPAHMINDLEKATYSNISEQVIQFTRHTIMPWVANWEQELNRRLFTRQERMAGFYVRFNLAGLLRGTPKERADFYHFAITDGWMSRNEARAFEDMNPIAGLDTMLVSVNAANLLNPKIPPEPNQEDKPTDE from the coding sequence ATGCTGCTTGATGCGTTGTTTCGCAGCGAACCGCTGGAGAACCCGGCAATGCCTCTGACCGCGGAAGCTGCTGAGTATGAGGGACTGTTCAGCACGGATGTGTATGTCAGCCCGGAAACATCCATGAAACTGGCGGCGGTTTATGCCTGTATCTACGTGCTGTCTTCTTCTGTGGCACAGATGCCCCTGCATGTGATGCGCAAGACGGGGCAATCGGTGGAAATGGCCCGTGACCATCCGGTGTTCTATCTGGTCCACGATGAACCCAACAACTGGCAGACCAGCTATAAATGGCGAGAGTTAAAACAGCGTCATATTCTCGGCTGGGGCAATGGTTATACCTGGGTAAAACGCAACCGAAAAGGGGAAGTCACCGGCATTGACGCCTGTATGCCGTGGGAAACCACACTGCTCAATTCGGGCGGGCGCTACACCTACGGCGTGTATAACAGTGAGGGGAACTTTGCTGTCAGCCCAGATGATATGATCCATATCCGGGCGCTGGGCAATAACCAAAAAATAGGGTTAAGTCCCATTCTGCAACACGCAGAAACCATCGGCATAGGCATGAGCGGGCAGAAATACACCAGCGCTTTTTTTGGCGGCAATGCCCGCCCGGCCGGAATTGTGTCGGTGAAAGGTGAGATGAATGACAAGGGCTGGGAGCGTCTGAAAGCGATGTGGCGAAAAGCCTCAGCGGCGTTACGCAGTGAGGAAAATAAAACCCTGCTGCTGCCCGCCGAGCTGGACTACAAAGCCCTGACGGTTTCCCCGGTGGATGCGCAGTTGATTGATATGCTGAAACTCAACCGCTCCATGATAGCCGGGATCTTCAATGTGCCCGCTCATATGATCAACGATTTGGAGAAAGCCACTTACTCCAATATTTCCGAACAGGTCATCCAGTTTACCCGGCATACCATCATGCCATGGGTTGCGAACTGGGAGCAGGAACTGAACCGCCGCCTGTTTACCCGTCAGGAACGCATGGCCGGGTTTTATGTGCGGTTTAATCTGGCGGGGCTGCTGCGCGGGACACCGAAAGAGCGGGCGGATTTCTACCATTTCGCCATTACTGATGGCTGGATGAGTCGTAATGAAGCCCGTGCCTTTGAAGACATGAACCCGATAGCGGGGCTGGATACCATGCTGGTCAGCGTCAATGCCGCCAACTTGCTGAACCCGAAAATTCCCCCTGAACCCAACCAAGAGGATAAACCAACCGATGAGTGA
- a CDS encoding helix-turn-helix domain-containing protein, giving the protein MSMSLMAKAMSIKVGNPLRKLVLIKLADNANDKGECWPSYQHIADHCECSKSAVRSHIDVLIEMGLLIKENRLGNHNGKGNASNVYYLNLSAAPMPPKSIPPVPPENRPVSSDDIPPMPPDGTRTSHSFEPVKEPAIDISEKSSRKTENKHSLPDSFFPTEQHQALASELGVNLQEEFLKFTDHHASKGTRFVDWGRALNTWLRNAKTYQREPQKNPTPDHSPIQKYGDYYYIER; this is encoded by the coding sequence ATGAGTATGAGTCTGATGGCTAAGGCCATGAGCATCAAGGTTGGGAACCCCCTGAGAAAACTGGTGCTTATTAAATTAGCGGACAATGCAAACGACAAAGGGGAGTGCTGGCCTTCGTATCAGCACATTGCGGATCATTGCGAATGTAGCAAAAGTGCTGTGCGAAGTCACATTGATGTCCTGATTGAGATGGGGCTGCTTATCAAGGAAAACCGACTGGGTAACCATAACGGTAAGGGAAATGCCTCGAATGTATATTACCTGAATTTATCGGCTGCCCCTATGCCACCAAAAAGCATACCCCCTGTGCCGCCAGAAAACAGACCTGTGTCGTCAGATGATATACCCCCTATGCCGCCAGATGGCACCAGAACCAGTCACTCTTTTGAACCAGTCAAGGAACCTGCTATAGACATCAGCGAGAAATCGTCACGAAAAACGGAAAACAAACACTCATTGCCAGACAGTTTTTTCCCGACAGAGCAGCATCAAGCGCTGGCCAGTGAGCTGGGAGTGAATTTGCAGGAAGAATTTTTAAAATTTACTGACCATCATGCCAGCAAGGGCACCAGGTTTGTGGATTGGGGGCGGGCATTGAACACTTGGCTGCGTAACGCAAAAACGTATCAAAGGGAGCCACAAAAAAATCCGACACCGGATCATTCCCCCATTCAGAAGTACGGGGACTATTACTACATCGAACGATGA
- a CDS encoding DNA-methyltransferase yields MNLNRITLINDNSLKFIKTLPDNCIDLIATDPPYFRVKDCHWDNQWHDVTAYLAWLDELLAEFWRVLKPNGSLYMFCSSRLASDTELLVRERFNVLNHIIWAKPSGPWRRQNKESLRMYFPATERIIFAEHYQGPYHPKGDGYFKQCRELKQSVFKPLIDYFRDARKALGVTAKDIHAATGKQMASHWFSDSQWQLPNETDYQKLQVLFECIANEKHQRGELKTPYSELVDSHLTLSRQYDELRQEHGLLRRSFTVTVAVPYTDVWNFAPVQYYQGKHPCEKPADLMAHIIQSSSREGDLVADFFMGSGATLKAALKLNRRVLGVELEGARFKQTEQEINEQLST; encoded by the coding sequence GTGAATTTAAACCGTATCACATTAATTAACGACAACTCGCTGAAATTTATCAAAACTCTGCCGGATAACTGCATCGACCTAATTGCCACTGACCCGCCATACTTTCGCGTAAAAGACTGTCACTGGGATAACCAGTGGCACGATGTCACGGCCTACCTTGCGTGGCTGGATGAATTACTTGCCGAATTTTGGCGGGTACTGAAACCCAACGGCAGCCTATATATGTTTTGTAGTTCGCGTCTGGCCTCTGATACGGAATTGTTGGTGCGGGAACGATTTAACGTATTGAACCATATCATTTGGGCGAAACCGTCCGGCCCGTGGCGCAGGCAGAATAAAGAAAGCCTGCGGATGTATTTTCCGGCCACTGAACGCATTATTTTTGCCGAACATTATCAGGGCCCCTATCACCCGAAAGGAGATGGCTATTTCAAACAATGCCGGGAACTCAAGCAGTCGGTATTTAAACCGCTGATCGATTATTTTCGTGATGCACGGAAAGCGTTAGGTGTCACGGCAAAAGACATTCACGCTGCCACCGGCAAGCAGATGGCCAGTCACTGGTTCAGCGATAGCCAGTGGCAGTTACCCAATGAAACCGACTACCAAAAATTACAGGTATTGTTTGAGTGTATTGCTAACGAAAAGCATCAGCGTGGCGAACTGAAAACCCCGTATTCTGAGCTGGTGGACTCTCATTTAACCCTGTCGCGTCAATATGATGAATTGCGGCAGGAACATGGCTTATTGCGTCGTTCGTTCACCGTCACGGTCGCCGTGCCTTATACCGATGTCTGGAATTTTGCCCCTGTTCAGTATTATCAGGGCAAGCATCCATGCGAAAAACCGGCTGACCTGATGGCGCATATTATCCAGTCCAGCAGCCGCGAAGGGGATCTGGTGGCGGATTTTTTTATGGGTTCCGGAGCGACACTGAAAGCGGCTTTGAAACTCAATCGTCGTGTACTAGGTGTGGAGCTGGAAGGAGCGAGGTTTAAACAGACCGAACAAGAGATTAATGAGCAGTTGTCAACTTAG
- a CDS encoding HNH endonuclease — translation MPPRIPRACRKQGCPKTTTDRSGYCPDHLHTGWQNHQQGKSRDTRGYGSQWDKLKTKVKQRDNYLCQHCLRQRRAITGTTVDHIQPKAHGGTDALNNLQLLCEACHRQKTAKERLR, via the coding sequence ATGCCACCCCGCATCCCCCGCGCTTGTCGCAAGCAAGGTTGCCCTAAGACCACCACCGACCGCAGCGGCTACTGTCCTGACCATCTGCACACAGGCTGGCAGAATCACCAGCAAGGCAAGAGCCGAGATACACGCGGTTATGGTAGTCAATGGGATAAGTTAAAGACCAAAGTCAAACAACGGGATAACTACCTGTGCCAGCATTGCTTACGACAGAGGCGAGCCATTACGGGTACCACTGTTGACCATATCCAACCCAAAGCCCACGGTGGCACCGATGCGTTGAACAACCTGCAATTGTTGTGTGAAGCCTGCCATAGACAGAAGACCGCGAAAGAGCGATTACGATAA
- a CDS encoding DNA cytosine methyltransferase — translation MIRGFRNNNSDNRLTYGSVCSGIEATSVAWEPLGLSPVWFSEIEEFPSEVLAYHWPYVQNLGDMTLIPAMIARHQIIAPDILVGGTPCQAFSIAGLRHGLGDERGQLTLSFVELANVIDSVRATNGEPPSIIVWENVPGVLTSKDNAFGCFLAVLAGEDEPLQPAGKKWTNAGLVFGPQRTVAWRVLDAQYFGVAQHRRRVFVVASARADICPTQILFESESVCRDTEARSTAGKAVTAHTGSRAVIGSHWDSVLNPHPTLNQSHNVGGIGMSHQVLCSQRGSGLVSTYRQLSFGEYKTDDISSTLKARDAKSAADLVAIALAGNIINRNAKNGGNGIGYHPEISYTLTASDVHGVNYGYAVRRLTPVECERLQGLPDNHTQIPWNGKPAANCPDGHRYRAIGNSMAVPVMAWIGKRIQQ, via the coding sequence ATGATCAGAGGCTTTCGCAATAACAACTCCGACAATAGACTGACATACGGCTCGGTATGTTCCGGCATTGAAGCCACCAGCGTGGCCTGGGAACCACTCGGGCTGTCACCAGTGTGGTTCAGTGAAATTGAAGAATTCCCCAGTGAGGTACTGGCCTATCACTGGCCTTATGTGCAGAATTTGGGGGATATGACTCTAATTCCTGCCATGATTGCCCGCCACCAAATCATTGCGCCAGATATTTTGGTTGGTGGTACCCCTTGTCAGGCGTTCAGCATTGCGGGGTTACGTCATGGGCTGGGTGATGAGCGGGGGCAATTAACATTATCATTCGTGGAGTTGGCTAATGTCATTGATTCAGTCAGGGCAACAAACGGCGAACCGCCGTCAATCATTGTCTGGGAAAATGTCCCCGGTGTCCTCACCAGCAAAGATAACGCCTTTGGCTGCTTTCTTGCTGTCCTTGCCGGAGAAGATGAACCTTTGCAGCCGGCAGGGAAAAAATGGACAAACGCAGGTTTGGTGTTTGGACCACAACGCACCGTGGCATGGCGAGTCTTGGATGCTCAATATTTCGGCGTGGCCCAACACCGCCGCCGGGTGTTTGTTGTCGCAAGTGCTCGAGCAGACATCTGTCCCACCCAAATACTTTTTGAGTCCGAGAGCGTGTGCCGGGATACTGAAGCGCGCTCAACGGCGGGGAAAGCAGTTACCGCTCACACTGGAAGCCGCGCTGTTATCGGCAGTCACTGGGACTCAGTGCTAAACCCGCATCCGACCTTAAACCAGAGTCACAATGTCGGTGGTATCGGCATGAGTCATCAGGTGCTGTGTTCGCAAAGAGGCAGCGGGTTGGTATCCACCTATCGGCAGTTATCGTTCGGGGAATATAAGACGGATGATATCTCATCAACCTTGAAAGCCAGGGATGCTAAGAGCGCGGCGGATTTAGTGGCAATTGCATTAGCCGGAAATATAATCAATCGAAACGCCAAAAATGGCGGTAATGGTATTGGTTATCACCCAGAGATTTCCTATACATTGACGGCATCAGATGTTCATGGCGTGAATTATGGTTATGCTGTGCGCCGTTTAACTCCTGTCGAATGCGAGCGTTTACAGGGACTTCCCGATAATCACACCCAAATTCCGTGGAATGGTAAACCCGCTGCAAATTGTCCTGATGGACATCGCTATCGGGCAATCGGTAATTCAATGGCGGTGCCGGTGATGGCGTGGATAGGCAAGAGAATACAACAATGA